From the genome of Veillonellales bacterium, one region includes:
- a CDS encoding response regulator encodes MRFFIVDDDEAICSMLAEIIEDNDLGEVVGEADNGAAVNARLLNIKAIDILIIDLLMPIRDGIQTVRELTPAFHGRIIMLSQVEDKEMIGNAYLLGVHHYITKPINRIEVISVIQKVTEYIRLQTVINNIGENLNMLNSGRPSDSDPAAINENTIIASGQFLLAELGMIGESGSKDLLDVLDYLSTHEKGQSLVHEFPSLKDVFTNVAIKRAGLLPSNSDTIRKEAKALEQRVRRAIFQGLNYLAALGITDYTNPKFEEYAPKFFDFTEIRKIMRTLQSNTEPSIFHAHINIKKFVKIFFLEAKRRSRSRDGSGLA; translated from the coding sequence ATGCGCTTTTTTATTGTTGATGATGATGAAGCGATTTGTTCCATGTTAGCTGAAATAATCGAAGATAATGATCTGGGCGAAGTAGTCGGGGAAGCAGACAATGGCGCTGCCGTTAATGCCCGCCTATTAAATATAAAAGCGATTGATATCCTGATTATTGATTTATTAATGCCAATAAGGGATGGAATTCAAACTGTCCGCGAACTCACTCCCGCTTTTCATGGGAGAATTATTATGCTGTCGCAAGTGGAAGATAAAGAAATGATTGGCAATGCCTATTTATTAGGCGTACACCATTATATTACCAAACCGATCAACCGGATTGAAGTAATCAGCGTCATTCAAAAAGTGACGGAATATATCCGACTTCAAACAGTAATAAACAACATTGGGGAAAACCTGAATATGCTAAATTCCGGCAGACCTTCCGACTCAGACCCTGCTGCTATCAACGAAAATACTATTATTGCTTCAGGACAATTCCTCCTTGCCGAATTGGGGATGATTGGTGAAAGCGGCAGTAAAGATTTGCTGGATGTTTTGGATTATTTATCCACCCATGAAAAGGGACAATCTCTGGTGCATGAGTTTCCTTCATTAAAAGATGTTTTTACGAATGTGGCAATCAAACGGGCAGGACTGCTGCCTTCTAATTCGGATACTATAAGAAAAGAAGCCAAAGCTCTGGAACAACGAGTACGCCGAGCCATTTTTCAAGGCTTAAACTATTTAGCCGCTCTTGGCATTACAGATTATACCAATCCGAAATTTGAAGAATATGCGCCGAAATTCTTCGATTTTACCGAAATCAGAAAAATAATGCGTACCTTGCAAAGCAATACCGAACCCTCTATTTTTCACGCACACATTAATATTAAAAAGTTCGTAAAAATTTTTTTCCTCGAAGCAAAAAGAAGAAGCAGATCCAGGGACGGCTCAGGACTGGCATAA
- a CDS encoding ATP-binding protein, with product MRKNRLAILLMILIIPLAGELKFYPFTGEFGSFRVSFGSPMFLFFLLWLRNIPFVLSGLLAGFSVLVFRIALDWQIGTGSFAAIFALRFPAFFYYITYATVFYLLKAKTLYNQPLRIGIVAIIAELAASIVELMLTLTYSSVAVLFAFPIICKILIIAIIRNFFILSFFYITNLRHAEIAIEQQREENHHLLLLISSLYEEGVHLENSLQHAENITRNCYNLYERLHSGQESFDKNELAQIILRIAGQVHEIKKNNQRIYASLSQLIAGGKFRDYMPAAELADIIVQSHQKYARSLNKTITFDVQIAAMLPLLHVYTVLSLVNNLVSNAVESIQDSGSIQISFYSIGNNIAFRVADNGSGIPPKKRNLIFKPGYTTKFDAAGNPSTGMGLSYIKNLANSLHGSIAIEGTPPENKTVFIIQLPLKSLAKEG from the coding sequence ATGAGAAAAAATCGGCTTGCCATTTTGTTAATGATTCTGATTATTCCTTTAGCCGGAGAACTTAAATTCTATCCTTTTACCGGTGAATTCGGCTCCTTTCGCGTTAGTTTCGGCTCTCCCATGTTTTTGTTTTTTTTATTGTGGCTGCGCAATATCCCGTTTGTTTTATCCGGCTTATTAGCTGGTTTTTCCGTTCTCGTATTTCGGATAGCATTGGACTGGCAGATAGGGACGGGCTCTTTTGCTGCTATTTTTGCACTCCGGTTTCCGGCTTTTTTTTATTACATCACATATGCCACGGTCTTCTATTTGTTAAAAGCTAAAACATTGTATAATCAGCCGCTGCGAATTGGTATAGTGGCTATCATTGCCGAACTGGCCGCTAGTATTGTGGAACTCATGCTTACACTGACTTATTCCAGTGTCGCTGTCTTGTTTGCTTTCCCCATTATTTGTAAAATTTTAATTATTGCCATCATCCGCAACTTTTTTATTTTGAGTTTCTTTTATATTACTAATTTACGTCATGCTGAAATCGCGATAGAACAACAAAGAGAAGAAAATCACCATCTTCTGCTGCTCATTTCCAGCCTGTATGAGGAAGGCGTTCATCTTGAAAATTCTTTGCAGCATGCGGAAAATATTACACGAAATTGTTATAATTTATATGAAAGATTACACAGCGGCCAAGAGTCCTTTGATAAGAATGAGTTGGCGCAAATCATACTGAGAATTGCAGGTCAAGTTCATGAAATAAAAAAAAATAATCAACGAATCTATGCCAGTCTTAGCCAATTAATAGCAGGCGGAAAATTTCGGGACTACATGCCTGCTGCAGAATTAGCGGATATTATCGTTCAATCCCATCAGAAATATGCCCGCTCCTTGAATAAAACGATTACTTTCGATGTACAGATTGCAGCGATGCTGCCCCTGCTGCATGTCTATACCGTTTTATCCCTTGTCAACAATCTAGTATCCAATGCAGTAGAATCCATCCAGGATTCCGGTTCAATTCAAATATCTTTTTATAGTATTGGCAATAATATTGCCTTTCGTGTAGCCGATAACGGTTCAGGTATCCCGCCTAAAAAAAGAAATTTGATTTTTAAGCCCGGCTATACAACTAAATTTGATGCGGCAGGTAATCCCTCCACTGGCATGGGGTTGTCTTATATCAAGAATCTAGCCAACAGTTTGCATGGCAGCATTGCAATAGAGGGTACTCCTCCTGAGAATAAAACAGTATTTATCATTCAACTGCCCTTGAAAAGTCTAGCGAAAGAAGGATAA
- a CDS encoding DASS family sodium-coupled anion symporter produces the protein MNNKLGKGLVCILIGIVIWFIPIPQGIKPAAWHLLAVFAATIAAFILQPVAIGTAAIVGLTTVVIAGILSPGQALEGFSNTVIWLIVSAFMFAEGFIKTGLGRRIAFVLMSKFGDSTLKLAYTIAATDFIVAPFTPSNTARGGGIIYPIVRSLCTAFGSEPGATAGRVGKFLIFSAYNSVIISASVFLTGASNNVVVVKLTQDLFGQPISWSQWFLACIVPGIICTILIPYILYKIYPPELKKTPEAPKLARKELAQMGEMSKSEKILLIIFLGALILWATSSITGLDSAFVALLGLSFMLITGILTWEDVLGQKGAWDVLIWMGVLVNMAAYLAKLGLITWFAKLVEVHLAGISWLSVMIILCIIYTFVHYGFASNTAHVMALFGAFATVAIAAGAPVLLIAILLGVLANTCSTLTHYACGVSPIFFGSGYITQSEWWRLGFMLSALHLVIWLGIGVPWMKVIGIW, from the coding sequence TTGAATAATAAGTTGGGAAAAGGTCTTGTTTGTATACTCATTGGTATCGTCATTTGGTTTATTCCTATCCCTCAGGGAATAAAACCGGCAGCATGGCATCTGCTGGCTGTTTTTGCAGCCACAATAGCGGCGTTTATTCTGCAGCCAGTGGCCATTGGTACGGCAGCAATCGTTGGACTAACGACAGTTGTCATCGCCGGAATTCTTAGTCCGGGACAAGCGCTTGAAGGATTTAGCAATACAGTCATTTGGCTTATTGTATCGGCGTTTATGTTTGCTGAGGGCTTCATTAAAACCGGGTTAGGCCGACGGATTGCTTTTGTTTTAATGAGCAAATTCGGTGATAGCACGCTAAAGCTGGCGTATACCATAGCGGCGACGGATTTCATTGTTGCACCCTTTACCCCGTCGAATACTGCCCGGGGCGGAGGAATTATCTACCCGATTGTTCGAAGTTTATGCACGGCTTTTGGCTCTGAACCGGGAGCGACAGCCGGCAGAGTCGGAAAATTTTTAATTTTTAGCGCATATAACAGCGTAATCATTTCCGCATCGGTATTTTTGACGGGCGCATCAAACAATGTTGTAGTTGTAAAATTAACCCAGGATTTGTTTGGCCAACCGATTAGCTGGTCTCAATGGTTTTTGGCTTGTATCGTACCAGGCATAATCTGTACGATCCTGATTCCGTATATTTTGTATAAAATTTATCCACCGGAACTGAAAAAGACTCCGGAAGCTCCTAAACTCGCCCGAAAAGAATTAGCCCAAATGGGCGAGATGAGTAAGTCGGAAAAAATATTGCTAATTATCTTTCTCGGTGCCCTTATCCTTTGGGCTACCAGCAGTATTACCGGTCTTGACTCAGCCTTTGTCGCTTTATTGGGCTTATCCTTCATGCTTATTACCGGAATTCTTACTTGGGAGGACGTGCTGGGACAAAAAGGAGCCTGGGATGTACTGATTTGGATGGGCGTTTTAGTAAATATGGCCGCCTATCTGGCTAAACTCGGCTTGATTACCTGGTTTGCTAAACTGGTGGAAGTTCACCTGGCGGGAATTTCCTGGCTCAGCGTGATGATTATTCTCTGCATTATTTATACCTTTGTGCATTACGGATTTGCCAGCAATACGGCTCACGTAATGGCCCTTTTTGGCGCATTTGCTACTGTGGCGATCGCTGCCGGCGCACCGGTACTCTTAATCGCTATCTTGTTAGGCGTACTTGCCAATACCTGCTCGACTTTGACTCATTACGCCTGCGGCGTTTCGCCTATTTTCTTTGGTTCAGGCTATATCACCCAAAGCGAGTGGTGGCGTCTTGGTTTTATGCTCTCTGCCCTTCATTTGGTAATATGGCTGGGAATTGGCGTCCCATGGATGAAAGTTATAGGAATATGGTAA